In Jannaschia sp. CCS1, the DNA window ACCGTGCGGTCTTCCAGACCTGCGGGCAGATCTGCAGCGGTATGGTCGAAGGAGGACAGAATCGCGGCCGCCTTGGTGAAACTACCGCGGGAATATGGGAGGTAGCGATACAGGCCGCGCAGGCGCCGCAGGCCTTCCCGCTCCCGTTTCTGTTCCGCGCGAAAGGCCTCGGGCCAATCAAGGTTGCCGTTGAGTGGCCCGATGATGAAAGGCTGTTTTGTGCGTCCTGCAATATAGCTTGGCAGCGTCGGCGACATCGGTGTGATTCGGTGCACGATGTCAAAGGCTCCGGTCTGCAAGTCATCGCGAAACGCGCGCAGGGCCTGCCGTTCAAACATCAGATAGGGCAGATAGGCCATGATCTGATTGGTTGACCACGCCACTTCACTTCCGCCGCGTAGCGCCATGGCCAGCCGGTACATAGGCTTCGCCAGCCATTCATTATCAATGTACCGGACCTTGGCGCCCATATCGCCAGCGCGTTCGATGTTCTCTGCGTTCCGGGGATGCGTGACCACGGTGACGTCGGTAACGGCGGCCAAGGCACGGGCATACTTATAGCCGACAATAGGCAGTGACGGCCATTCCGGGTTACAATTTTCTGCAAGGATCAGAACACGATGCGTCATGGGCCAAAAATAAACTCGTCAGGTCAGCGTGCTTGCACGCCTGTATCATGCAATCGCAGCAACTACACGATCCTGCCTTGCAACGCCATGGCGAAGGCGGGGAATACATGTGGAAAACGGGCTCGGACGTCGCGTATAGAGCAAGATAGATTTCTCCCTTATTCAAGCGTCTCGTCTCGATGAACTATCCCGATGAAAATACCTATATGCTGATTTCGCCATGCCGAAATGAAGCTGGCTATATGCGCCGCACCATCGACAGTGTGGTCGCGCAAAGCCTGACGCCTGTAGTGTGGGTGATCGTCGATGATGGTTCTACTGATGAGACACCTGAAATTCTCGCCGAATATGCGGCGCGCCATGATTGGATCCGGGTGGTGTCAAAGCCGGACCGGGGCCACCGGGCCGTCGGACCGGGCGTGATCGAGGCATTCTATGTCGGGCTCGATGCGATTGGCCCCAAGCGGGCGCCCTACCTGTGCAAGCTGGATCTCGACCTTGATTTGCCGCCCCGCTACTTCGAAATACTGGTCGACCGGATGACGGCAGAGCCACGGCTCGGGACATGTTCCGGGAAGCCCTATGTCCGGCGGAACGGCAGATTGGTTTCAGAGCGCCGCGGCGATGAGATGTCTGTCGGTATGACGAAATTTTACCGCACGCGGTGTTTCGAAGACATCGGCGGTTTCGTCCGTGAGGTGATGTGGGACGCGATTGATTGTCACAAAGCACGCCAGAAGGGATGGATCGCAGAGAGTTGGGATGAACCTGATCTGCGCTTCGAGCATTTGCGCCCGATGGGATCCTCGCAGACCTCGATTATGACCGGACGGGCGCGGCACGGCTTTGGTCAATGGTTCATGGGCTCAGACCCATTTTATTACATGGCCACCTGCATGTTCCGGATGGCCGAACCGCCCTATGTTCTGGGCGGTCTTGCCATGGCGAAAGGA includes these proteins:
- a CDS encoding glycosyltransferase family 2 protein, translating into MNYPDENTYMLISPCRNEAGYMRRTIDSVVAQSLTPVVWVIVDDGSTDETPEILAEYAARHDWIRVVSKPDRGHRAVGPGVIEAFYVGLDAIGPKRAPYLCKLDLDLDLPPRYFEILVDRMTAEPRLGTCSGKPYVRRNGRLVSERRGDEMSVGMTKFYRTRCFEDIGGFVREVMWDAIDCHKARQKGWIAESWDEPDLRFEHLRPMGSSQTSIMTGRARHGFGQWFMGSDPFYYMATCMFRMAEPPYVLGGLAMAKGYLGAWWRGVPQFQDKDFRTFIRAWQRRALIVGKVKATAEVEAAQADQWSGPV